One genomic window of Caenorhabditis elegans chromosome I includes the following:
- the rnp-6 gene encoding Poly(U)-binding-splicing factor rnp-6 (Confirmed by transcript evidence) — protein MEENSADIENRPVAAFRPAVSVPMPVLPQDGEVFVGPGGKKDAQKIGLGLSKLSSKRKDDIQMAKKYAMDISIKQILLRQQKQQQENQQRQQMYSQALSIMSRIYVGSISFEIREDMLRRAFDPFGPIKSINMSWDPATGHHKTFAFVEYEVPEAALLAQESMNGQMLGGRNLKVNSMMFQEMRLPQNMPQAQPIIDMVQKDAKKYFRVYVSSVHPDLSETDLKSVFEAFGEIVKCQLARAPTGRGHRGFGYLEFNNLTSQSEAIAGMNMFDLGGQYLRVGKCVTPPDALTYLQPASVSAIPASVSVACAAITAKVMAAEAAAGSSPKTPSESGGSRAASPAPRAQSPATPSSSLPTDIENKAVISSPKKEPEEIEVPPLPPSAPDVVKDEPMEIEEEEEYTIPEEKPKPVAIVPPPGLAIPSLVAPPGLIAPTEIGIVVPNPSFLAQQQQKIEEKIEEEEEARTERVKLSTSQRKKMKREKLNQMTFEEKMAQVLGQQKAVQNQRMADPVTFGALDDTVAWKDPSNEDQTSEDGKMLAIMGPGRGGDNVASMALALMDGGSSLMLANNAKAKEAAAALALEPKKKKKVKEGKKIQPKLNTAQALAAAAKAGEMSDALKNEVMNSEDASLASQEGLEIRGNDARHLLMTKLMRTNRSNVIVLRNMVTPQDIDEFLEGEIREECGKYGNVIDVVIANFASSGLVKIFVKYSDSMQVDRAKAALDGRFFGGNTVKAEAYDQILFDHADYTG, from the exons atggaagaaaacTCGGCAGACATCGAAAACAGGCCGGTGGCGGCATTTCGGCCGGCAGTGTCAGTGCCAATGCCAGTTCTTCCGCAAGATGGAGAG gtgttCGTAGGACCTGGAGGTAAGAAAGACGCTCAAAAAATTGGCCTTGGTTTATCGAAATTGAGTTCAAAGCGGAAGGATGATATTCAGATGGCGAAAAAGTATGCGATGGACATTTCAATTAAGCAGATTCTTCTTCGTCAGCAGAAACAGCAACAGGAGAat caacaaCGGCAGCAAATGTACTCACAAGCTTTATCGATTATGTCCAGAATCTATGTTGGCTCAATCTCATTTGAAATCCGCGAAGATATGCTTCGCAGGGCTTTTGACCCATTTGGACCCATTAAATCTATTAATATGAGCTGGGATCCAGCTACTGgg caccACAAAACGTTCGCATTTGTTGAATACGAAGTCCCAGAAGCCGCACTTCTTGCTCAAGAATCGATGAATGGTCAGATGCTCGGTGGACGTAATCTTAAAGTTAATTCGATGATGTTCCAGGAGATGAGATTGCCACAAAATATGCCACAGGCTCAGCCGATTATTGATATGGTTCAGAAGGATGCGAAGAAATATTTCAG agtctaCGTGTCCTCAGTTCATCCGGATTTATCAGAGACCGACCTGAAAAGTGTATTCGAAGCGTTCGgagaaattgtaaaatgtCAGCTGGCTCGTGCTCCCACAGGACGGGGACATCGTGGATTTGGATACCTCGAATTCAATAATTTGACGTCGCAAAGTGAGGCTATCGCTGGAATGAATATGTTCGATTTGGGAGGACAATATTTGAga GTCGGCAAATGTGTAACTCCACCGGATGCTCTTACCTATCTTCAACCGGCATCCGTCAGTGCAATTCCAGCAAGTGTATCAGTTGCGTGTGCAGCAATTACCGCAAAAGTGATGGCTGCCGAAGCAGCAGCCGGTTCCTCACCG aaaacccCGTCAGAAAGTGGTGGCTCACGAGCTGCAAGTCCTGCTCCAAGAGCTCAATCACCAGCAACTCCATCATCATCTCTTCCAACAGATATTGAGAATAAAGCAGTTATTAGTTCGCCGAAAAAGGAGCCG gaagAAATCGAAGTTCCACCACTACCACCATCTGCTCCAGATGTTGTAAAGGATGAGCCAATGGAAATCGAGGAAGAAGAGGAATATACAATTCCCGAAGAGAAGCCGAAGCCTGTAGCAATCGTTCCACCTCCAGGCCTTGCTATCCCAAGTCTGGTGGCTCCGCCGGGGCTCATTGCTCCCACTGAAATTGGAATAGTTGTTCCAAATCCATCATTTTTAGCTCAGCaacaacagaaaattgaagagaaaatcgaggaagaagaagaagctcgcACAGAAAGGGTGAAGCTCTCAACATCAcagagaaaaaagatgaaacgGGAAAAGCTGAATCAAATGACGTTTGAGGAGAAGATGGCTCAAGTTTTAGGCCAACAAAAGGCAGTTCAAAATCAAAGAATGGCGGATCCAGTGACATTTGGAGCTTTAGATGATACTGTAGCATGGAAGGATCCATCAAATGAAGATCAAACTTCAGAAGATGGGAAGATGTTGGCTATTATGGGACCAGGAAGAGGTGGAGATAATGTTGCAAGTATGGCTCTTGCATTGATGGATGGTGGAAGTTCTCTGATGCTTGCTAATAATGCAAAGGCAAAAGAAGCAGCTGCAGCGTTGGCGCTGGAaccgaagaagaagaagaaagttAAGGAAGGGAAGAAGATTCAGCCCAAG ctcaACACGGCTCAAGCTTTAGCTGCCGCCGCAAAAGCCGGTGAAATGTCGGATGCTTTGAAGAATGAGGTTATGAATAGTGAAGATGCTTCCCTTGCCTCACAGGAAGGTCTCGAAATTCGTGGAAACGATGCTCGTCATCTTTTAATGACAAAACTGATGAGAACTAATCGATCAAATGTGATTGTTCTTCGAAATATGGTGACTCCACAGGATATCGATGAATTCCTTGAGGGCGAGATTCGTGAAGAATgtggaaaatatggaaatgtcATTGATGTGGTAATCGCGAATTTTGCATCCAGCGGACTTGTcaagatttttgtgaaatactCGGATTCGATGCAGGTGGATCGGGCAAAAGCGGCACTGGATGGAcgattttttggtggaaataCTGTCAAAGCGGAGGCATATGATCAGATTTTATTTGATCATGCCGATTATACTGgataa
- the Y47G6A.5 gene encoding Tyrosine-protein kinase (Confirmed by transcript evidence), whose translation MPESTPSVAVPAKPPPLRPSTQSVSSTDPRPPIPPRRSESNLVPPPIPHHSGNISRHPSATSTKSVPNGASFSPRPVSKTHSHHGSAKCSHSEPEEKMLIVENRFLAQTPKEMSVEEGDVLYLIEQSNREWWYVASKSRQFKGFVPKSHVVYAEYREPWFAGNISSILAEQRVMQPQLPIGSFLIRENSKTDTFVLVVRSSHNESPQAYIIYRRPNQEGFEIRDNHRPAVIHFGSLHQLVNHYSCEKVPGEIQICTKLTKAAPPLPEQTEYMAMKKIHVNRSEVRRVKEIGRGQFGEVYLAKWKGVDVAVKSLKPDHSEQLANTQFLEEAKTLTKLSHQNVIHLLAVCDTDKPYLIITEFMTNGSLLAWLQKLTKTLPPIPLMSEETGRKNVLIGASISAQVASGMDYLSANKIVHRDLAARNVLVGTVSSNGVPLVKVADFGLARKTDVGDENYVMKTDNMLPWKWMAPECFDEQIFNTKTDVWSYGILLWEIGTLGKTPYRGWDYEGTLEHLSRGYVLPRPELVPDYVYEDAFKICVHLDPRRRPTFDRLFKYFDEINCESLSSQRFTSSRH comes from the exons ATGCCAGAATCCACACCATCAGTCGCTGTACCAGCCAAACCTCCACCACTTCGTCCGTCTACACAATCAGTTTCCAGTACGGATCCTCGTCCTCCGATTCCGCCAAGAAGATCAGAATCCAATTTGGTACCTCCGCCAATTCCACATCATTCCG gtaacaTTTCGCGGCATCCATCAGCAACTTCTACAAAAAGTGTTCCAAATGGAGCTTCATTTTCTCCTCGACCAGTTTCAAAAACACATTCACATCATGGCTCAGCAAAGTGCTCACATTCAG aacctgAAGAGAAAATGCTCATTGTGGAGAACCGCTTCTTGGCACAGACTCCGAAAGAAATGAGTGTCGAGGAGGGAGATGTACTCTATCTTATTGAGCAGAGCAACCG agaatgGTGGTACGTGGCAAGTAAGTCCCGACAATTCAAAGGTTTTGTCCCAAAATCCCATGTGGTCTATGCCGAATACCGAGAGCCATGGTTCGCTGGAAATATATCATCAATTCTGGCAGAACAGAGGGTCATGCAACCGCAACTACCAATCGGATCTTTTTTGATTcgggaaaattcgaaaaccgACACATTTGTGCTAGTTGTCAGAAGTTCTC ataacgAGTCACCACAAGCTTATATCATCTACCGACGACCGAATCAAGAAGGCTTTGAAATTAGAGATAATCATAGACCGGCGGTTATTCATTTCGGATCACTTCATCAATTGGTAAACCATTATAGTT gcgAAAAAGTACCTGGAGAAATTCAAATCTGCACAAAGCTCACAAAAGCTGCTCCACCACTGCCCGAGCAAACCGAGTACATGGCAATGAAGAAGATTCATGTCAACAGAAGTGAAGTGAGAAGAGTCAAAGAAATTGGAAGAGGACAATTCGGAGAA GTGTACCTTGCGAAGTGGAAGGGAGTGGATGTTGCTGTGAAGTCGTTGAAACCAGATCACTCTGAACAATTGGCAAATACGCAGTTTTTAGA AGAAGCAAAAACGCTGACAAAACTTTCTCATCAAAATGTCATCCATCTACTCGCAGTCTGTGACACCGACAAACCATACCTAATTATCACCGAATTTATGACCAACGGATCCTTATTAGCGTGGCTACAAAAGCTcacaaaaactcttccaccaATTCCCCTGATGAGTGAAGAGACCGGAAGAAAGAATGTTTTGATTGGAGCGAGTATCTCTGCGCAG GTGGCTTCCGGTATGGATTACCTATCGGCAAATAAGATTGTTCATCGAGATTTGGCCGCAAGAAATGTTCTTGTTGGAACAGTTTCGTCAAATGGAGTGCCTCTTGTGAAAGTTGCGGATTTTGGTTTGGCACGAAAAACAGACGTTGGAGATGAGAATTATGTGATGAAAACTGATAATATGTTGCCGTGGAAATGGATGGCGCCTGAGTGTTTTGATGAACAGATTTTCAA caCAAAAACCGACGTCTGGTCGTACGGAATTCTTCTCTGGGAGATTGGAACTCTTGGAAAAACACCATATCGAGGATGGGATTACGAGGGAACACTTGAACATCTGTCACGTGGATATGTGCTGCCACGTCCTGAACTGGTTCCGGATTACGTGTACGAGGATGCGTTCAAAATTTGTGTCCACCTGGATCCGCGGCGCCGTCCGACGTTCGATCGATTGTTCAAGTATTTTGATGAGATCAACTGTGAAAGTCTCTCATCACAGCGTTTCACCTCATCTCGTCACTGA
- the rnp-6 gene encoding Poly(U)-binding-splicing factor rnp-6 (Confirmed by transcript evidence), producing MEENSADIENRPVAAFRPAVSVPMPVLPQDGEVFVGPGGKKDAQKIGLGLSKLSSKRKDDIQMAKKYAMDISIKQILLRQQKQQQENQQRQQMYSQALSIMSRIYVGSISFEIREDMLRRAFDPFGPIKSINMSWDPATGHHKTFAFVEYEVPEAALLAQESMNGQMLGGRNLKVNSMMFQEMRLPQNMPQAQPIIDMVQKDAKKYFRVYVSSVHPDLSETDLKSVFEAFGEIVKCQLARAPTGRGHRGFGYLEFNNLTSQSEAIAGMNMFDLGGQYLRVGKCVTPPDALTYLQPASVSAIPASVSVACAAITAKVMAAEAAAGSSPVGATNLFSNSPR from the exons atggaagaaaacTCGGCAGACATCGAAAACAGGCCGGTGGCGGCATTTCGGCCGGCAGTGTCAGTGCCAATGCCAGTTCTTCCGCAAGATGGAGAG gtgttCGTAGGACCTGGAGGTAAGAAAGACGCTCAAAAAATTGGCCTTGGTTTATCGAAATTGAGTTCAAAGCGGAAGGATGATATTCAGATGGCGAAAAAGTATGCGATGGACATTTCAATTAAGCAGATTCTTCTTCGTCAGCAGAAACAGCAACAGGAGAat caacaaCGGCAGCAAATGTACTCACAAGCTTTATCGATTATGTCCAGAATCTATGTTGGCTCAATCTCATTTGAAATCCGCGAAGATATGCTTCGCAGGGCTTTTGACCCATTTGGACCCATTAAATCTATTAATATGAGCTGGGATCCAGCTACTGgg caccACAAAACGTTCGCATTTGTTGAATACGAAGTCCCAGAAGCCGCACTTCTTGCTCAAGAATCGATGAATGGTCAGATGCTCGGTGGACGTAATCTTAAAGTTAATTCGATGATGTTCCAGGAGATGAGATTGCCACAAAATATGCCACAGGCTCAGCCGATTATTGATATGGTTCAGAAGGATGCGAAGAAATATTTCAG agtctaCGTGTCCTCAGTTCATCCGGATTTATCAGAGACCGACCTGAAAAGTGTATTCGAAGCGTTCGgagaaattgtaaaatgtCAGCTGGCTCGTGCTCCCACAGGACGGGGACATCGTGGATTTGGATACCTCGAATTCAATAATTTGACGTCGCAAAGTGAGGCTATCGCTGGAATGAATATGTTCGATTTGGGAGGACAATATTTGAga GTCGGCAAATGTGTAACTCCACCGGATGCTCTTACCTATCTTCAACCGGCATCCGTCAGTGCAATTCCAGCAAGTGTATCAGTTGCGTGTGCAGCAATTACCGCAAAAGTGATGGCTGCCGAAGCAGCAGCCGGTTCCTCACCGGTAGGTGCAACAAACCTGTTCTCTAATTCGCCgagataa
- the Y47G6A.21 gene encoding DeHydrogenases, Short chain (Confirmed by transcript evidence): MPVAIITGASSGIGKGTALLFAKKKYQLSLTGRNTDSLKEVAALCISEGAISADDILITAVELSSDEAPKAIVDATVQKFGRIDSLINSAGILRAGPVLDSGIEVYDELMNVNVRSLIRLTRAALPHIITTKGTVVNVSSINGPCPFAGVTYYCMSKSAVDQFTKCLALEMAPNGVRVNAVCPGVIVTNIHRASGQDEATYAAFLEKSKTTHALGRPGTTSEVAEAILFLSSEKSSFTTGQLLKVDGGRGIMHPR; the protein is encoded by the exons ATGCCAGTCGCCATCATCACCGGAGCAAGTTCGGGAATCGGAAAAGGCACGGCTCTTCTGTTCGCGAAAAAAAAGTACCAACTCTCGCTGACCGGAAGAAATACGGATTCTTTGAAGGAAGTCGCAGCACTATGTATTTCAGAGGGTGCAATTTCGGCTGATGAT ATTCTGATAACTGCAGTGGAGCTGAGCTCTGATGAGGCGCCCAAAGCAATTGTGGATGCAACTGTACAAAAATTCGGAAGAATTGACTCATTG atcaattcGGCCGGGATTCTGCGTGCCGGACCAGTTCTCGATTCTGGAATTGAAGTCTACGATGAGCTAATGAATGTGAATGTTCGTAGTTTGATCCGCCTGACACGTGCAGCTCTTCCACATATTATTACAACAAAAGGAACTGTTGTCAATGTCAGCAGTATTAATGGACCGTGCCCT TTCGCTGGGGTCACATATTACTGTATGTCCAAATCGGCCGTAGATCAATTCACAAAATGTTTGGCTCTGGAAATGGCTCCGAATGGAGTTCGTGTTAATGCTGTTTG cccAGGAGTCATTGTAACCAACATTCATCGAGCATCTGGGCAGGATGAAGCTACATATGCGGCA TTCCTCGAGAAAAGCAAGACGACCCACGCACTCGGCCGTCCTGGAACTACATCCGAAGTAGCTGAAGCTATCCTATTCCTGTCCTCTGAGAAGAGCTCATTCACTACTGGACAACTGTTGAAGGTTGATGGTGGTCGAGGAATTATGCATCCGAGATAA
- the Y47G6A.5 gene encoding Tyrosine-protein kinase (Confirmed by transcript evidence): MGHKHSHHEKKNKKDERNNNREYRSAVLLDDGSFSSQELALRPVMPESTPSVAVPAKPPPLRPSTQSVSSTDPRPPIPPRRSESNLVPPPIPHHSGNISRHPSATSTKSVPNGASFSPRPVSKTHSHHGSAKCSHSEPEEKMLIVENRFLAQTPKEMSVEEGDVLYLIEQSNREWWYVASKSRQFKGFVPKSHVVYAEYREPWFAGNISSILAEQRVMQPQLPIGSFLIRENSKTDTFVLVVRSSHNESPQAYIIYRRPNQEGFEIRDNHRPAVIHFGSLHQLVNHYSCEKVPGEIQICTKLTKAAPPLPEQTEYMAMKKIHVNRSEVRRVKEIGRGQFGEVYLAKWKGVDVAVKSLKPDHSEQLANTQFLEEAKTLTKLSHQNVIHLLAVCDTDKPYLIITEFMTNGSLLAWLQKLTKTLPPIPLMSEETGRKNVLIGASISAQVASGMDYLSANKIVHRDLAARNVLVGTVSSNGVPLVKVADFGLARKTDVGDENYVMKTDNMLPWKWMAPECFDEQIFNTKTDVWSYGILLWEIGTLGKTPYRGWDYEGTLEHLSRGYVLPRPELVPDYVYEDAFKICVHLDPRRRPTFDRLFKYFDEINCESLSSQRFTSSRH; this comes from the exons ATGGGTCACAAGCATTCACATCAcgaaaagaagaataaaaaagatGAACGAAATAATAATAGGGAATATCGATCGGCTGTGTTGTTGGATGATGGTTCGTTTTCAAGCCAGGAACTTGCAT TACGACCTGTGATGCCAGAATCCACACCATCAGTCGCTGTACCAGCCAAACCTCCACCACTTCGTCCGTCTACACAATCAGTTTCCAGTACGGATCCTCGTCCTCCGATTCCGCCAAGAAGATCAGAATCCAATTTGGTACCTCCGCCAATTCCACATCATTCCG gtaacaTTTCGCGGCATCCATCAGCAACTTCTACAAAAAGTGTTCCAAATGGAGCTTCATTTTCTCCTCGACCAGTTTCAAAAACACATTCACATCATGGCTCAGCAAAGTGCTCACATTCAG aacctgAAGAGAAAATGCTCATTGTGGAGAACCGCTTCTTGGCACAGACTCCGAAAGAAATGAGTGTCGAGGAGGGAGATGTACTCTATCTTATTGAGCAGAGCAACCG agaatgGTGGTACGTGGCAAGTAAGTCCCGACAATTCAAAGGTTTTGTCCCAAAATCCCATGTGGTCTATGCCGAATACCGAGAGCCATGGTTCGCTGGAAATATATCATCAATTCTGGCAGAACAGAGGGTCATGCAACCGCAACTACCAATCGGATCTTTTTTGATTcgggaaaattcgaaaaccgACACATTTGTGCTAGTTGTCAGAAGTTCTC ataacgAGTCACCACAAGCTTATATCATCTACCGACGACCGAATCAAGAAGGCTTTGAAATTAGAGATAATCATAGACCGGCGGTTATTCATTTCGGATCACTTCATCAATTGGTAAACCATTATAGTT gcgAAAAAGTACCTGGAGAAATTCAAATCTGCACAAAGCTCACAAAAGCTGCTCCACCACTGCCCGAGCAAACCGAGTACATGGCAATGAAGAAGATTCATGTCAACAGAAGTGAAGTGAGAAGAGTCAAAGAAATTGGAAGAGGACAATTCGGAGAA GTGTACCTTGCGAAGTGGAAGGGAGTGGATGTTGCTGTGAAGTCGTTGAAACCAGATCACTCTGAACAATTGGCAAATACGCAGTTTTTAGA AGAAGCAAAAACGCTGACAAAACTTTCTCATCAAAATGTCATCCATCTACTCGCAGTCTGTGACACCGACAAACCATACCTAATTATCACCGAATTTATGACCAACGGATCCTTATTAGCGTGGCTACAAAAGCTcacaaaaactcttccaccaATTCCCCTGATGAGTGAAGAGACCGGAAGAAAGAATGTTTTGATTGGAGCGAGTATCTCTGCGCAG GTGGCTTCCGGTATGGATTACCTATCGGCAAATAAGATTGTTCATCGAGATTTGGCCGCAAGAAATGTTCTTGTTGGAACAGTTTCGTCAAATGGAGTGCCTCTTGTGAAAGTTGCGGATTTTGGTTTGGCACGAAAAACAGACGTTGGAGATGAGAATTATGTGATGAAAACTGATAATATGTTGCCGTGGAAATGGATGGCGCCTGAGTGTTTTGATGAACAGATTTTCAA caCAAAAACCGACGTCTGGTCGTACGGAATTCTTCTCTGGGAGATTGGAACTCTTGGAAAAACACCATATCGAGGATGGGATTACGAGGGAACACTTGAACATCTGTCACGTGGATATGTGCTGCCACGTCCTGAACTGGTTCCGGATTACGTGTACGAGGATGCGTTCAAAATTTGTGTCCACCTGGATCCGCGGCGCCGTCCGACGTTCGATCGATTGTTCAAGTATTTTGATGAGATCAACTGTGAAAGTCTCTCATCACAGCGTTTCACCTCATCTCGTCACTGA
- the rnp-6 gene encoding Poly(U)-binding-splicing factor rnp-6 (Confirmed by transcript evidence), with amino-acid sequence MEENSADIENRPVAAFRPAVSVPMPVLPQDGEVFVGPGGKKDAQKIGLGLSKLSSKRKDDIQMAKKYAMDISIKQILLRQQKQQQENQQRQQMYSQALSIMSRIYVGSISFEIREDMLRRAFDPFGPIKSINMSWDPATGHHKTFAFVEYEVPEAALLAQESMNGQMLGGRNLKVNSMMFQEMRLPQNMPQAQPIIDMVQKDAKKYFRVYVSSVHPDLSETDLKSVFEAFGEIVKCQLARAPTGRGHRGFGYLEFNNLTSQSEAIAGMNMFDLGGQYLRNFTTFGLYHHQRRQMCNSTGCSYLSSTGIRQCNSSKCISCVCSNYRKSDGCRSSSRFLTGRCNKPVL; translated from the exons atggaagaaaacTCGGCAGACATCGAAAACAGGCCGGTGGCGGCATTTCGGCCGGCAGTGTCAGTGCCAATGCCAGTTCTTCCGCAAGATGGAGAG gtgttCGTAGGACCTGGAGGTAAGAAAGACGCTCAAAAAATTGGCCTTGGTTTATCGAAATTGAGTTCAAAGCGGAAGGATGATATTCAGATGGCGAAAAAGTATGCGATGGACATTTCAATTAAGCAGATTCTTCTTCGTCAGCAGAAACAGCAACAGGAGAat caacaaCGGCAGCAAATGTACTCACAAGCTTTATCGATTATGTCCAGAATCTATGTTGGCTCAATCTCATTTGAAATCCGCGAAGATATGCTTCGCAGGGCTTTTGACCCATTTGGACCCATTAAATCTATTAATATGAGCTGGGATCCAGCTACTGgg caccACAAAACGTTCGCATTTGTTGAATACGAAGTCCCAGAAGCCGCACTTCTTGCTCAAGAATCGATGAATGGTCAGATGCTCGGTGGACGTAATCTTAAAGTTAATTCGATGATGTTCCAGGAGATGAGATTGCCACAAAATATGCCACAGGCTCAGCCGATTATTGATATGGTTCAGAAGGATGCGAAGAAATATTTCAG agtctaCGTGTCCTCAGTTCATCCGGATTTATCAGAGACCGACCTGAAAAGTGTATTCGAAGCGTTCGgagaaattgtaaaatgtCAGCTGGCTCGTGCTCCCACAGGACGGGGACATCGTGGATTTGGATACCTCGAATTCAATAATTTGACGTCGCAAAGTGAGGCTATCGCTGGAATGAATATGTTCGATTTGGGAGGACAATATTTGAga AATTTCACCACATTTGGGCTCTACCATCATCAAC GTCGGCAAATGTGTAACTCCACCGGATGCTCTTACCTATCTTCAACCGGCATCCGTCAGTGCAATTCCAGCAAGTGTATCAGTTGCGTGTGCAGCAATTACCGCAAAAGTGATGGCTGCCGAAGCAGCAGCCGGTTCCTCACCGGTAGGTGCAACAAACCTGTTCTCTAA
- the rde-10 gene encoding RNA interference defective protein 10 (Confirmed by transcript evidence): protein MSNHRSNFRDYQREGIRANNAGTSGDAVRQNGNPISVAKHVDGKKSVYMLFLRQIGQKKFLTEQGHRYNQNDQADKDIMTRYYHGMCPDLKQKFEREVAEHNGNRGLVIKTKHQRAQRNREMRHRNPDEFQQLRRAHLETLSQTPSVIALPRDINHVLHITEDLDAFCLANRKKAKRIMTSYIAQRSDDPGNPLLCEDYTMQIVSVFPVAYAFKPSINKLSSYPAEISVTTFNLKNGIIQNESRFVKFDAAWFYPDADDIGHEELSRKAMADELGISPNGPADGCEPYEVFEWLQHLLKQHPKSPILCDRAQFNFVYYGIKTLATYTGINAITFFQEVIIPSILSIQDFTSVILEKAPTDVPRVWRDVDICNQFQYHFLIPRTELNLFCSFHENKPSPTKYNCVKAHNARLLDNFFTVIKGNRLQGFVISPPVHEICIQDGSDTSLPQTILARTISRNDAEVYAARQRDTDEQYDVHQEGPSNHDQYEFASEPLDFEEDSDEENYNEQLDVPYSYNDHFISSSSVREPEHPSARSRDVAPNVQQESVVVPAPRRLSPQRAPRPSQNSPNAYSERKSFSAFPSEDPSEDYETPIISHIMNRNEADQYFNILDSVKPGQKYKIIKFDDF from the exons atGTCAAATCACAGATCTAATTTTAGAGATTATCAGAG AGAGGGCATTCGAGCCAATAATGCCGGCACCTCCGGAGATGCGGTGCGCCAGAACGGAAATCCGATTTCAGTTGCAAAACATGTCGACGGCAAGAAAAGTGTCTACATGCTATTCCTACGCCAGATAGGACAgaaaaa ATTTCTGACCGAGCAAGGCCACCGATACAATCAGAATGATCAGGCAGACAAGGATATTATGACAAGATATTATCac GGAATGTGCCCtgatttgaagcaaaaattcGAGCGAGAAGTTGCCGAGCACAACGGAAATCGGGGGCTTGTAATT aaaacaaagcaCCAGAGAGCACAGAGAAACCGTGAGATGCGCCACCGAAATCCAGATGAGTTCCAACAGCTCCGACGTGCACATTTGGAGACACTGAGCCAAACTCCAAGTGTTATAGCGTTGCCAAGAGATATAAATCACGTTCTTCACATCACCGAAGATCTCGACGCGTTTTGTCTTGCAAATCGCAAAAAGGCGAAACGAATAATGACTTCATACATTGCTCAGCGTTCTGATGATCCTGGAAATCCGTTGCTTTGCGAGGACTACACAATGCAGATTGTTTCAGTATTTCCGGTTGCCTACGCCTTCAAACCATCAATCAATAAGCTTTCATCGTATCCTGCAGAGATATCCGTTACAACATTCAATCTTAAGAATGGAATCATTCAGAATGAATCGAGATTCGTCAAATTCGATGCAGCTTGGTTTTATCCAGATGCAGATGACATTGGGCACGAGGAATTGTCTAGAAAAGCAATGG ccgacgAACTGGGAATTTCGCCCAATGGACCCGCCGATGGCTGTGAACCATATGAAGTTTTCGAGTGGCTTCAACACCTTTTAAAACAGCATCCGAAATCTCCGATTCTATGCGATCGAgctcaattcaattttgtatATTATGGAATCAAGACTCTGGCCACTTACACTGGAATCAATGCCATCACATTCTTCCAAGAAGTCATCATTCCTAGTATTCTGAGCATTCAGGATTTTACAAGTGTAATACTCGAAAAAGCGCCGACGGATGTCCCCCGTGTCTGGAGAGATGTTGATATTTGTAATCAATTTCAATATCATTTTCTCATTCCCAGAACTGAATTGAACCTATTCTGCAGTTTTCATGAGAATAAACCATCGCCTACGAAATACAATTGCGTCAAGGCTCATAATGCAAGACTAtt agacaattttttcactgtaatAAAGGGGAACCGGCTTCAAGGATTCGTGATTTCGCCGCCAGTTCATGAGATTTGCATTCAAGACGGGAGTGACACAAGTTTGCCTCAAAC aatcttGGCAAGAACAATATCCCGTAATGACGCCGAAGTCTACGCCGCCAGGCAGAGAGATACCGATGAACAATATGACGTCCATCAAGAAGGTCCATCTAATCATGATCAATACGAATTCGCATCTGAACCACTGGATTTCGAAGAAGATTCTGATGAGGAAAACTACAATGAACAGCTTGATGTTCCTTATTCTTACA acgaTCACTTCATCAGCTCATCATCTGTTCGTGAGCCAGAGCATCCCAGTGCAAGATCAAGAGATGTTGCTCCAAATGTTCAACAAGAATCTGTTGTGGTTCCGGCTCCAAGGCGATTGTCGCCACAGCGAGCTCCACGCCCGTCACAAAATAGTCCGAATGCTTATTCTGAACGCAAAAG tttttccgcGTTTCCATCCGAAGATCCATCTGAAGATTATGAAACCCCAATAATCAGTCATATCATGAATCGAAACGAAGCGGatcaatatttcaatattcTGGATTCGGTGAAACCGGGACAGAAATATAAGAT aATCAAGTTCGACGACTTCTAA